In bacterium, one DNA window encodes the following:
- a CDS encoding putative addiction module antidote protein → MKKHTTTPYDVAEHLRTPEEMAAYLEACFEEANGDTAFIAKALGDIARARGMSLVAKESGLSRESLYKALSGKRSPSFDTILKVMTALGLKLHAVPAQS, encoded by the coding sequence GTGAAAAAACACACAACGACCCCGTACGACGTCGCTGAACACCTCCGTACCCCTGAAGAAATGGCTGCCTACCTTGAAGCCTGTTTTGAGGAAGCCAATGGAGATACAGCATTCATTGCAAAGGCACTTGGGGACATCGCCCGTGCACGCGGCATGTCGCTTGTTGCGAAGGAAAGCGGGCTCTCGCGTGAAAGTCTCTACAAGGCGCTGTCCGGCAAGCGAAGTCCCAGTTTCGATACGATTCTCAAGGTTATGACGGCCCTGGGTCTCAAACTCCACGCGGTGCCCGCGCAAAGCTGA